Proteins found in one Vulpes vulpes isolate BD-2025 chromosome 13, VulVul3, whole genome shotgun sequence genomic segment:
- the NDUFB9 gene encoding NADH dehydrogenase [ubiquinone] 1 beta subcomplex subunit 9 isoform X1: MAFCGPGAYLTHQQKVLRLYKRALRHLESYCVHRDKYRYFACLMRARFEEHKNEKDMVKATQLLKAAEEEFWHNQHPQPYIFPESPGGTSYERYECYKVPEWCLDDWHPSEKAMYPDYFAKREQWKKLQRESWEREVKQLQEETPPGGPTTEALPPARKEGDLPPLWWHIVTRPRERPM; encoded by the exons CTGCGGGCCGGGCGCCTACCTGACCCACCAGCAGAAGGTGTTGCGGCTTTACAAGCGGGCGCTGCGCCACCTGGAGTCGTACTGCGTCCACAG GGACAAATACCGGTATTTTGCTTGTTTGATGAGAGCCCGGTTTGAAGAACATAAGAATGAAAAGGACATGGTGAAGGCCACCCAACTGCTGAAGGCGGCAGAGGAAGAATTCTGGCACAATCAGCATCCTCAGCCTTACATCTTCCCCGAGTCTCCAGGAGGCACCTCCTATGAGAGGTACGAGTGTTACAAG GTTCCCGAGTGGTGCTTAGATGACTGGCATCCCTCCGAGAAGGCGATGTATCCTGATTACTTTGCCAAGAGAGAGCAGTGGAAGAAGCTGCAGAGGGAAAGCTGGGAGCGGGAG GTGAAGCAGCTGCAGGAAGAAACCCCGCCTGGTGGTCCCACCACTGAAGCTTTGCCCCCAGCCCGAAAGGAAGGTGATTTGCCTCCCCTGTGGTGGCACATTGTGACCAGGCCCCGGGAGCGGCCCATgtag
- the NDUFB9 gene encoding NADH dehydrogenase [ubiquinone] 1 beta subcomplex subunit 9 isoform X2 — MKDIELPEFRDKYRYFACLMRARFEEHKNEKDMVKATQLLKAAEEEFWHNQHPQPYIFPESPGGTSYERYECYKVPEWCLDDWHPSEKAMYPDYFAKREQWKKLQRESWEREVKQLQEETPPGGPTTEALPPARKEGDLPPLWWHIVTRPRERPM, encoded by the exons ATGAAGGACATTGAGCTCCCAGAATTCAG GGACAAATACCGGTATTTTGCTTGTTTGATGAGAGCCCGGTTTGAAGAACATAAGAATGAAAAGGACATGGTGAAGGCCACCCAACTGCTGAAGGCGGCAGAGGAAGAATTCTGGCACAATCAGCATCCTCAGCCTTACATCTTCCCCGAGTCTCCAGGAGGCACCTCCTATGAGAGGTACGAGTGTTACAAG GTTCCCGAGTGGTGCTTAGATGACTGGCATCCCTCCGAGAAGGCGATGTATCCTGATTACTTTGCCAAGAGAGAGCAGTGGAAGAAGCTGCAGAGGGAAAGCTGGGAGCGGGAG GTGAAGCAGCTGCAGGAAGAAACCCCGCCTGGTGGTCCCACCACTGAAGCTTTGCCCCCAGCCCGAAAGGAAGGTGATTTGCCTCCCCTGTGGTGGCACATTGTGACCAGGCCCCGGGAGCGGCCCATgtag